From the genome of Burkholderia pyrrocinia:
CGATGCGTCGCAGGAAGCCGGATGCGCTCGCGTCGGCGGGCAGGCTCGTGACCGTGGCCGGGATGCCCGCCACGGCCCAGTGCCACCAGCCGTGCCCGGGCGCGTCGGGATCGAAGATCGTGACCGCGTAGCCGCGCGTGCCGGGCGGCGGGTTGTGCCAGGTGAGCTGCGGCGAACGGTTCGCACCCTTGCAGTCGCCGCGGTCGAACACGTTCGCGGCGCGGACGCGCCCGCCGGGCGTCAGGTCGTCGCTCGACACGGTGAACGGGGCTTCCGCATGCACGGGCAGCGCAGCGAAGACGGCGCAACAAAGGAGGAGGGCGAGGAACGGAGACGGGCGACCCGATGGCGCAGGCGGAGTGATCCGGCGATCCACACGCATATGGCGCTTCTCCCGTCACGTGGGCCGGAACGATGCTCCCGGCGTTGTTGGCGTTGTGCGTTGCCTGCGTCGCTGATGGCGGCGATGGATCAAGTCTAGCATTAGGGTTCGATGAGCGATGCACACCGCGACCCGAGGTCGCGACCGGTTGTTGCGCGAGT
Proteins encoded in this window:
- a CDS encoding YbhB/YbcL family Raf kinase inhibitor-like protein; its protein translation is MRVDRRITPPAPSGRPSPFLALLLCCAVFAALPVHAEAPFTVSSDDLTPGGRVRAANVFDRGDCKGANRSPQLTWHNPPPGTRGYAVTIFDPDAPGHGWWHWAVAGIPATVTSLPADASASGFLRRIGASEARNDFGIDGYGGPCPPPGKPHRYVITVYALKGSDLRVAQGRPAPMFEHEIGTLAIGTAQFTVNYGQ